One genomic window of Mucilaginibacter sp. SJ includes the following:
- a CDS encoding sugar transferase — protein MNHQTSDWNESSGSNIRVAYAGTEFKEMISAGLNEGFKIAYNNSIDQLNDYLGEQSILSVPDIILVEVDTEGKWIKMVDEVKQSFLLNGLIIVLLSSQNDKTLRQKAIQLKVHDFYGEPFAISDLRERLNFLVRFKLIKPKLLELSKVVDTAYKMPAGKRLIDLVISGGMMFVLSPVMLIVAILIKLDSKGPVFYKSKRVGTGYKVFDFYKFRSMRTDADQLLAKLSAENNQYAAEGADNKVAFVKIKNDPRITKLGNFLRNSSLDELPQLFNILRGDMSVVGNRPLPLYEAEMLTSNEWSMRFLGPAGLTGLWQISKRGKEDMSERERKKLDNFYAQKYSIWLDLKIIAGTVPALFQKEKV, from the coding sequence ATGAATCACCAAACATCTGATTGGAACGAAAGTTCAGGTTCTAATATCAGGGTAGCCTATGCCGGCACCGAGTTTAAGGAAATGATTTCGGCTGGACTAAATGAAGGCTTTAAAATTGCGTACAATAACTCTATTGACCAGCTGAATGATTATTTAGGCGAGCAATCTATTTTATCCGTTCCTGATATTATTTTGGTTGAAGTTGATACTGAAGGTAAATGGATTAAAATGGTTGACGAAGTTAAGCAAAGCTTTCTTCTCAATGGTTTAATTATCGTACTGCTTTCATCACAAAATGATAAAACTTTAAGGCAAAAAGCTATTCAATTAAAGGTGCATGACTTTTATGGCGAACCGTTTGCCATAAGTGACCTGCGCGAAAGGCTTAACTTTTTGGTGCGCTTTAAACTGATAAAGCCCAAATTACTTGAGCTTTCAAAAGTAGTTGATACGGCTTATAAAATGCCGGCAGGTAAACGCCTTATCGACCTGGTGATTTCGGGCGGTATGATGTTTGTATTATCACCTGTTATGCTGATAGTTGCTATTTTAATTAAGCTGGATTCAAAAGGCCCGGTATTTTACAAAAGCAAACGGGTAGGCACAGGTTATAAAGTATTTGATTTTTATAAGTTCAGATCGATGCGTACCGACGCCGACCAACTACTTGCCAAGCTATCTGCCGAAAACAATCAATATGCTGCCGAAGGAGCTGACAATAAAGTGGCTTTTGTGAAAATCAAGAACGATCCGCGTATCACCAAGCTGGGTAATTTCTTACGCAATTCAAGTCTTGACGAGTTACCGCAATTATTCAATATACTGCGGGGCGATATGTCGGTAGTTGGTAACAGACCGTTGCCTTTATATGAGGCAGAGATGCTTACCTCTAACGAGTGGTCGATGCGTTTTCTTGGCCCTGCCGGTTTAACGGGCTTATGGCAGATCAGCAAGCGCGGAAAGGAAGACATGTCTGAACGCGAAAGGAAAAAATTAGATAATTTTTATGCTCAGAAATATTCTATTTGGTTAGATTTAAAAATTATTGCCGGTACAGTACCCGCATTATTCCAAAAAGAAAAAGTATAA
- a CDS encoding O-antigen ligase family protein, which produces MRNEPTGNTEIRQNFWKALLIQKFSHPFALFFLLITSLVISFLTYKLGFIGVGAVLAITIGLPIVFAITVYPEFGICALITGAFFISYIAEFLPSGVPIGTLMDVTTYLLILGFFIKQRTEQNWTYFKNPISYMILVWLAYNMLEFVNPAAASRLAWIYTVRTVGFIMLMYFVFVYQIRTVKFIKTLLKLWLLLDILAGISAFQQENIGFFPFERRSLYSDPLRVSLLFINGHMRKFAIFSDPVTFSYNMVIGALLCIVLIMGNLPVKRKVLLGFIAAFFLYVMLYSGTRAAYVLVPGALSMLAVLNFNKRVLIFTLVAAGMLGILIVMPTSNPLIKRFQTAFNPSDDASYNVRAENQRRIKPYILSHPIGGGLGSVGVWGRKFSPNSMLAKFPPDSGYVRVAVEMGWIGLILFCTLFFVVLKTGINFYFSIKNPELKNYCLAMLLILFAFNIGNFPQQAIVQYPSNILFYLAISILVVCKRLDNQEQEQLKKIV; this is translated from the coding sequence ATGCGCAATGAACCAACAGGTAATACTGAAATTAGGCAAAACTTTTGGAAAGCACTTCTGATTCAAAAGTTTTCGCATCCGTTTGCCCTGTTTTTTTTGCTGATTACCTCACTTGTGATAAGTTTTTTAACCTATAAGCTTGGATTTATAGGCGTAGGTGCTGTTTTAGCGATAACTATAGGCTTACCCATTGTATTTGCCATTACCGTTTATCCCGAATTCGGAATTTGCGCGCTTATCACAGGTGCATTTTTCATCAGTTACATTGCCGAATTTTTACCAAGCGGAGTACCTATAGGTACATTGATGGATGTAACCACCTATCTGCTTATCCTCGGTTTTTTTATCAAACAGCGCACCGAACAAAACTGGACCTATTTTAAAAATCCTATCAGCTACATGATATTGGTGTGGCTGGCTTACAATATGCTCGAGTTTGTAAATCCTGCAGCCGCATCACGGCTGGCCTGGATTTATACTGTGCGGACCGTGGGTTTCATTATGCTGATGTACTTTGTTTTTGTTTACCAGATCCGCACGGTGAAGTTTATAAAAACACTTTTAAAGCTTTGGTTATTGCTGGATATACTGGCAGGAATTTCTGCTTTTCAACAAGAAAACATTGGCTTTTTTCCATTCGAGCGCCGATCCCTGTATTCCGATCCGCTCCGTGTAAGTTTGTTGTTCATCAACGGGCATATGCGTAAATTTGCGATCTTCTCTGACCCTGTTACATTTTCATACAACATGGTTATAGGCGCATTGCTTTGCATTGTACTTATTATGGGCAATTTACCTGTCAAACGCAAAGTATTACTGGGTTTTATAGCTGCTTTCTTTTTATATGTTATGCTTTATTCCGGTACAAGGGCTGCTTATGTATTGGTACCGGGAGCGCTTTCTATGCTGGCAGTTTTAAACTTCAACAAACGGGTTTTAATTTTCACACTTGTGGCAGCAGGCATGCTCGGCATTTTGATCGTAATGCCAACCTCTAACCCATTGATCAAGCGGTTTCAAACAGCTTTTAACCCATCCGATGACGCATCTTACAACGTTCGTGCTGAAAATCAAAGGAGGATCAAGCCTTATATCCTTTCCCATCCTATTGGCGGCGGCTTAGGTTCTGTAGGCGTTTGGGGCCGTAAGTTTTCACCAAACTCCATGTTAGCCAAATTCCCGCCCGACAGTGGTTATGTGCGCGTAGCTGTTGAAATGGGCTGGATTGGGCTCATCCTATTTTGTACACTGTTTTTTGTGGTGCTTAAAACGGGGATAAACTTTTACTTCAGTATCAAAAATCCCGAACTTAAAAATTACTGCCTGGCTATGTTGCTAATCTTGTTCGCGTTCAATATTGGTAACTTTCCGCAGCAGGCTATCGTTCAATACCCGTCAAACATCCTGTTCTACCTGGCCATATCCATCCTTGTAGTATGCAAGCGCCTTGACAACCAGGAGCAGGAGCAATTAAAAAAAATAGTATAG
- a CDS encoding exopolysaccharide transport family protein, with the protein MEIGNFFNLLKKYRSVLIIIPIVAVITSFFLVKNLPDNYQSHAEIATGIVDASSHLLDEDATTNVQEQQVYREFSNLMTIMKLKKLIDQVSYSLMIHDLSDPYPFRKPSKELLELRPYEKDNVLAIFKKKFATLQPLSVYDKTENSLIGLLRSMKYDERNIVKDLIIFREESSDFISVSFNSENPQLSAFVVNTLCKQFIDYYTQSVKQNESNAVNFLSNLLDTKRKALSEKTSELQQYKIQNGVLNLDEQSKAIFSQIMTYNDRKLQAEKDVISNQGAIDAIVQKFSPGERKYVESITNKYNQAVTSTQDQLHILEDQYVRSGFNNKYKESLDSLQQQLSNQINLTSDKYITNPLVGKEDQVKQKLGLEISRDLAKYSVKSINDELTNLNAKFSRLVPFDAKVKTLYFDIDIAGKEYLDVLNKYNETNLRSSISIKLVQIEMAQPDVAQPSKKMLLIILSGMGSFFACLFWLFVLFYIDDTIKSPTELVNKTQLPLLGYLNKISGENLDLRKLWDVEHREKMKTFKELLRSIRFEIDQELKGEKILAITSIEPTEGKTLLAISLAYSYSMINKRVLLIDGNFNNATISNTAQPQVYLEDYFKNSQFGQPELSSSNTTVLGNRGGDVTLLEIGSEAFVKSKFDELRTKYDIVIIDTAPLTALNKSKEWLLFANKTIAVFEANRKINNIQKQHITYLKGLENKFAGWVLNKTEYNQKKEKHS; encoded by the coding sequence ATGGAGATAGGCAATTTTTTCAATCTGCTAAAGAAATACAGAAGTGTACTGATAATAATACCGATTGTAGCGGTAATCACTTCTTTTTTCCTGGTAAAGAACTTACCTGATAATTACCAGTCGCACGCAGAAATAGCCACCGGCATAGTTGACGCCTCCAGCCACCTTCTTGACGAAGATGCGACAACGAACGTACAAGAGCAACAGGTTTACCGCGAATTCAGCAACCTGATGACGATCATGAAGCTGAAGAAACTTATTGACCAGGTTTCTTATTCACTCATGATCCATGACCTGAGCGACCCCTATCCCTTTCGTAAACCAAGTAAGGAATTACTTGAATTGCGGCCTTATGAAAAAGACAACGTATTAGCGATTTTTAAAAAAAAATTTGCCACCCTCCAACCCTTATCTGTTTACGATAAAACCGAGAACTCACTCATTGGATTGCTCAGGTCAATGAAATACGATGAGCGTAACATCGTAAAAGACTTGATAATTTTCCGTGAAGAAAGCAGTGATTTTATCTCTGTAAGTTTTAATTCGGAAAACCCACAGCTTTCGGCGTTTGTAGTGAACACATTATGCAAACAGTTTATCGACTATTACACCCAAAGCGTAAAACAAAATGAATCAAATGCTGTAAATTTTTTATCAAATCTGTTAGATACCAAACGTAAGGCCCTGAGTGAAAAAACCAGCGAATTACAGCAGTATAAAATTCAAAACGGTGTATTGAACCTGGATGAGCAGTCCAAAGCGATTTTTAGCCAGATCATGACTTACAATGACAGAAAATTGCAGGCCGAAAAAGATGTAATATCCAATCAGGGCGCCATTGATGCTATCGTCCAAAAGTTCTCACCCGGTGAAAGAAAATATGTTGAATCGATAACCAACAAATATAACCAGGCTGTAACTTCTACCCAGGACCAATTGCATATACTTGAAGATCAGTATGTACGCAGCGGGTTTAATAATAAGTATAAAGAATCTCTTGATTCGTTACAGCAACAGCTCTCAAATCAAATCAACTTAACATCTGATAAATACATTACCAATCCACTTGTGGGCAAAGAGGATCAGGTTAAACAAAAGCTTGGTCTTGAGATTTCCCGCGATCTGGCTAAATACAGCGTTAAATCAATAAATGACGAGCTCACAAACCTTAATGCTAAATTCTCCCGCCTGGTTCCGTTTGATGCGAAAGTAAAAACCCTTTATTTTGATATTGATATTGCAGGTAAAGAATACCTTGATGTATTGAACAAATACAATGAAACCAACCTGCGTTCAAGCATTTCAATAAAACTGGTCCAGATTGAGATGGCCCAGCCGGATGTGGCCCAACCTTCCAAAAAAATGCTGCTTATTATATTAAGCGGCATGGGCAGTTTCTTTGCTTGTCTCTTCTGGCTGTTTGTATTATTTTACATCGATGATACCATTAAAAGCCCTACCGAACTGGTTAATAAAACCCAGCTGCCGTTATTAGGCTATCTAAACAAGATCAGCGGTGAAAATCTCGATCTTCGCAAGCTGTGGGATGTGGAGCACCGTGAAAAAATGAAAACCTTTAAAGAGCTGCTGCGCTCTATACGGTTTGAAATTGATCAGGAATTAAAAGGTGAAAAAATCTTAGCCATAACAAGCATCGAGCCTACCGAAGGTAAAACCCTGCTGGCGATAAGCCTGGCATATTCATACTCCATGATCAATAAAAGAGTATTGTTAATTGACGGTAACTTCAATAACGCTACGATCAGCAATACTGCTCAGCCGCAAGTATACCTTGAAGATTATTTTAAAAACAGCCAATTTGGCCAACCCGAACTCAGCAGCTCAAACACTACTGTTTTAGGCAACCGCGGAGGTGATGTAACCCTGCTTGAAATTGGCAGCGAAGCCTTTGTTAAGAGCAAATTTGACGAGCTGCGGACTAAATACGACATAGTAATCATTGATACAGCCCCGCTTACCGCGCTTAATAAATCCAAAGAATGGTTGTTATTTGCAAATAAAACAATAGCTGTATTTGAAGCCAACAGGAAAATAAACAATATTCAGAAACAGCACATAACCTATTTAAAAGGGCTCGAAAACAAGTTTGCCGGCTGGGTACTCAATAAAACTGAATACAATCAGAAAAAAGAAAAACACTCTTAA
- a CDS encoding glycosyltransferase, protein MEIIKFIASLIAILLFIYLGVYSLYLFVFSVLGKLIPIKPPATATALSKFIVYICAYKEDEIILNSAAAALTIDYPKDMFTVCVIADSMKPETIVKLKQMPLQVVEVVFETSTKSKALNKAIENTAVGFDAAVVFDIDNIAAPDYLYQINNCLQAGHLVVQGHRVAKNSNTQVAILDAVSEEVNNHIFRKSQQLFKFSAAIIGSGMALEYNLFVNVMSRIDAVGGFDKEMGLLLTRDKIHVAYAEKAYIYDEKVSNPAVFEKQRKRWLSAQFNLLKKYAATAPAQFFRGNFDYVNEIYQMAILPRVLMLGLMPFMLLISFFTPGIGPHWHLWLGATVACYLGIVVAIPTSFYNGKLLEAMLKLPLIFFTMFLLLFKLKGANKKFIHTPHDNAPAEPVNEGATVK, encoded by the coding sequence ATGGAAATCATTAAATTCATAGCATCCCTAATCGCCATTTTGCTGTTTATATACCTTGGTGTATATAGCTTGTACCTGTTTGTATTTTCGGTACTCGGAAAATTAATCCCCATCAAACCGCCTGCTACAGCCACCGCACTCAGTAAATTCATAGTTTATATCTGTGCTTATAAAGAAGATGAAATTATTTTAAACTCGGCGGCGGCGGCACTAACTATCGATTACCCTAAAGATATGTTCACGGTTTGTGTGATAGCCGACTCCATGAAACCTGAAACCATTGTTAAATTAAAGCAGATGCCTTTGCAGGTAGTAGAGGTGGTTTTTGAAACCAGCACCAAATCAAAAGCGCTAAACAAAGCCATTGAAAACACAGCGGTTGGTTTTGATGCCGCTGTTGTTTTTGACATTGATAACATTGCCGCGCCCGATTATCTATACCAGATCAACAACTGTTTACAAGCAGGTCACCTGGTGGTGCAGGGCCATAGGGTAGCAAAAAACTCAAACACACAGGTAGCAATACTTGATGCTGTAAGCGAAGAAGTTAACAATCATATTTTCAGAAAATCGCAGCAGTTGTTTAAGTTTTCGGCAGCCATTATCGGTTCGGGTATGGCGTTAGAGTACAACCTGTTTGTAAATGTAATGTCGCGTATTGATGCCGTAGGCGGGTTTGACAAGGAAATGGGTTTATTATTGACCCGTGATAAGATCCATGTTGCTTATGCAGAAAAAGCGTATATCTACGATGAAAAAGTAAGTAATCCCGCAGTGTTTGAAAAGCAGCGTAAGCGCTGGCTTTCGGCTCAGTTTAACCTGCTTAAAAAATATGCGGCTACCGCGCCGGCCCAATTTTTCCGCGGCAATTTTGATTATGTGAATGAGATTTATCAAATGGCTATCCTGCCGCGTGTATTAATGCTTGGCCTGATGCCTTTTATGCTATTGATCTCTTTTTTTACTCCGGGCATAGGCCCGCACTGGCATTTGTGGCTTGGGGCAACAGTGGCTTGTTACCTTGGTATCGTAGTTGCCATACCAACATCGTTTTATAATGGAAAACTTTTAGAAGCCATGCTTAAACTGCCGCTTATATTTTTTACCATGTTTTTACTGCTGTTTAAGTTAAAAGGAGCAAACAAAAAGTTTATTCATACACCGCACGATAATGCTCCTGCAGAACCGGTAAACGAAGGGGCAACTGTGAAATAG
- a CDS encoding glycosyltransferase family protein: MELKNRHIVIFSQMQFDSRLESTNYTMAKHLAKDNYVYYVDRPYTWKDYIQFKNTPGYKARKPYFFSPKNSFIQTEIPNLKIIITPPVPSINSLPEGAVYRLAVKMNERIVAARLNKIIKSLKIKDYIFINSYAFYYPTMHRLLKLKPLLKVYHCVDPLIEEYQIRHGLISEDILVKDMDLVISTSKELSNAKAKLNPNSYFVPNAADIGHSQKALDPALPVADILSDIPKPIIGYFGNIERRIDYNLLTQLLEQNPGKNFVFVGPVGKDYENNPAFNAPNIFKKGAVPYEQLPAVLKGFDVAIIPFKKDDVSSSIFPLKLFEYLGSGRPVVITDFNEDLEEFTGDSVYICKNADEFSAAINLSLNDTPFLQQKRLKIAAQNTWEHRITEIKSLLAANLNNKRKS, translated from the coding sequence ATGGAGCTTAAAAACCGGCATATCGTAATATTTTCGCAAATGCAGTTTGATAGCCGCCTCGAATCAACAAACTATACTATGGCCAAACATTTGGCCAAGGATAACTACGTGTATTATGTTGACAGGCCCTATACCTGGAAAGATTATATCCAGTTTAAAAACACGCCCGGGTATAAGGCACGTAAACCGTACTTCTTTTCTCCCAAAAATAGCTTTATCCAAACTGAGATCCCTAATTTAAAGATCATCATTACGCCTCCGGTGCCGTCGATCAATTCATTGCCCGAAGGAGCTGTCTATCGGCTGGCCGTAAAGATGAACGAACGAATTGTAGCGGCAAGGCTCAATAAGATTATTAAAAGCCTTAAAATAAAGGACTACATCTTTATCAACTCCTATGCGTTTTATTACCCCACGATGCACCGGTTGTTGAAATTGAAACCATTATTAAAAGTTTATCATTGTGTTGATCCGCTTATTGAAGAATACCAAATTCGTCATGGCCTTATATCCGAAGATATACTGGTAAAAGACATGGATCTGGTGATCAGCACCAGTAAAGAGTTAAGCAATGCAAAAGCAAAACTTAATCCTAACTCGTACTTCGTACCAAATGCGGCCGACATCGGCCATAGTCAAAAAGCGCTGGATCCGGCGTTGCCTGTAGCAGACATCCTTTCTGATATCCCTAAACCGATAATCGGTTATTTCGGCAATATTGAACGGCGCATTGATTATAATTTATTAACACAGCTACTCGAACAAAACCCCGGTAAAAACTTTGTATTTGTGGGGCCGGTTGGTAAAGATTATGAAAATAATCCTGCGTTTAATGCGCCTAATATTTTCAAAAAAGGAGCAGTACCTTATGAGCAGTTGCCTGCCGTGCTCAAAGGATTTGATGTTGCTATCATCCCCTTCAAAAAAGACGATGTAAGCAGCTCCATTTTCCCGCTTAAGTTATTTGAATACCTGGGTTCGGGCCGGCCGGTAGTGATCACTGATTTTAATGAAGATTTAGAAGAGTTTACCGGCGACAGCGTATATATCTGCAAAAATGCTGATGAATTTTCTGCTGCCATTAATTTATCGTTAAACGACACTCCTTTTTTACAACAAAAAAGATTAAAAATAGCGGCACAAAATACATGGGAGCACCGTATAACAGAGATCAAAAGCTTGCTGGCAGCAAATTTGAACAATAAACGGAAAAGTTAA
- a CDS encoding VOC family protein, producing the protein MLKDSKAFSGFSVDDTAKARAFYADVLGLDVSDVPEMQGILNLNITGSTPILIYTKPNHTPATFTILNFPVDDVEKTVDELSARGVKFEIYNQENFKTNEKGLFLDGGPKIAWFKDPAGNFLSVIEK; encoded by the coding sequence ATGTTAAAAGACAGCAAAGCATTCAGCGGATTTTCGGTAGATGATACAGCTAAAGCCAGGGCGTTTTATGCTGATGTACTTGGTTTAGATGTAAGTGATGTACCCGAAATGCAGGGCATACTTAACCTTAATATTACAGGCAGTACTCCCATATTGATATATACCAAACCCAACCATACCCCGGCTACCTTTACCATTTTGAATTTCCCGGTTGATGATGTGGAAAAAACAGTTGATGAGCTCAGCGCGCGCGGCGTTAAGTTTGAGATTTATAACCAGGAGAATTTTAAGACAAACGAAAAAGGCCTGTTTCTTGACGGCGGCCCCAAAATAGCCTGGTTTAAAGACCCTGCCGGGAATTTTTTATCCGTAATAGAAAAGTAG
- a CDS encoding acyltransferase yields MSFVSSIKSNPKLKKLVHWMLIPPGQSRPRLWVRLILNRFFHHRGKNSVVRFNARMDLFPFNKFSLGAKSIVEDFAVINNGVGDVFIGEGSGVGIGTVIIGPVKIGNFSMTAQHVVISGLNHGYQDVSIPPRHQKVTTQQITIDDNVWIGANCVVTAGVTIGKHSVIGAGSVVTRDIPPYSVAVGNPAKVIKQYNFTTQLWEKA; encoded by the coding sequence ATGTCATTTGTATCATCCATAAAATCAAATCCCAAATTAAAAAAATTAGTCCACTGGATGCTTATTCCGCCCGGACAGTCGAGGCCAAGGCTTTGGGTTAGGCTGATACTTAACCGCTTTTTCCATCACCGGGGTAAAAACAGTGTAGTAAGGTTTAATGCACGGATGGACCTTTTTCCGTTTAACAAGTTTTCCCTTGGCGCAAAAAGTATTGTGGAAGACTTCGCTGTGATCAATAACGGCGTTGGCGATGTATTTATTGGCGAAGGGTCAGGAGTTGGCATCGGTACGGTAATAATCGGCCCGGTTAAAATAGGCAATTTCAGTATGACAGCGCAGCATGTTGTAATATCCGGCCTTAATCATGGCTACCAGGATGTAAGTATACCGCCACGCCATCAAAAAGTGACCACCCAACAAATTACTATTGATGATAATGTTTGGATAGGTGCTAATTGTGTGGTAACCGCCGGTGTAACTATTGGTAAACATTCGGTTATTGGGGCTGGCAGTGTGGTTACAAGGGATATCCCGCCTTATTCGGTAGCAGTTGGCAACCCCGCCAAAGTAATAAAACAATACAATTTTACAACACAATTGTGGGAGAAAGCGTAA
- a CDS encoding TolC family protein has translation MPLKLTLTYLFIIALLFTSRVHAQQTSFISDINYPFLEKLIATAKKNYPEVKSRQSQVNAAKAVYNSAVFSWLDGLTASYIYSPQTSINLSQPTIFKGYQINLSLNIGHLFSRPGVIRQTKEIYKAAEFQQAEYMLSLEAQVKRFYFAYLAAQAELRLRANAVIDAESAVKQLKYAFQKGETTFQIYNEQLTTLYSQNAFKVQAELATFTAKTNLEELLGIKLEDVK, from the coding sequence ATGCCCCTGAAACTAACGCTCACTTATCTCTTCATAATTGCTCTTTTATTTACCAGCCGCGTACACGCGCAGCAAACTTCATTTATAAGTGACATTAACTATCCTTTTCTTGAAAAACTGATAGCAACTGCTAAAAAGAATTACCCCGAAGTTAAATCCCGTCAAAGCCAGGTAAATGCAGCCAAAGCCGTTTATAACTCAGCCGTGTTTTCATGGCTCGATGGTTTAACCGCATCTTACATTTATAGTCCGCAAACATCTATCAACCTTTCTCAGCCCACTATATTTAAAGGTTATCAGATAAACCTTTCGCTAAACATAGGACACCTGTTTTCGAGGCCGGGAGTTATCAGGCAAACGAAAGAAATCTATAAAGCAGCAGAATTTCAACAGGCCGAGTATATGTTAAGCCTTGAAGCCCAGGTTAAACGCTTTTACTTTGCTTACCTGGCAGCACAGGCCGAACTAAGGTTGCGGGCAAATGCCGTAATTGATGCTGAAAGTGCTGTTAAGCAATTAAAATACGCGTTTCAAAAAGGCGAAACAACTTTTCAGATCTATAATGAACAGCTTACCACCTTATACAGTCAAAACGCCTTTAAAGTACAAGCCGAATTAGCGACATTTACAGCCAAGACCAATCTTGAAGAATTATTGGGTATTAAATTAGAAGATGTTAAGTAA
- a CDS encoding response regulator produces MKRTLLIVDDDLSILKLLNFILSKEYDIVVKNNGIEAFSWLEDGHMPELIISDLQMPYFDGQSFIKNVKISGFYREIPVILLSAAHDLDAQVSNMPFKVDAYIHKPFNPTALKTAINQVLQVYESPNI; encoded by the coding sequence ATGAAAAGAACGCTACTTATAGTTGATGATGACTTGAGTATCCTGAAACTGCTCAACTTCATTCTGTCAAAAGAATATGATATTGTAGTTAAAAATAACGGCATCGAAGCTTTTAGCTGGCTCGAAGACGGCCATATGCCCGAATTGATCATATCCGACCTCCAGATGCCTTATTTTGACGGCCAATCTTTTATTAAGAACGTAAAGATTAGTGGCTTTTATCGTGAAATACCTGTTATATTGTTATCGGCCGCCCATGATCTTGATGCCCAGGTAAGCAACATGCCCTTTAAGGTTGATGCTTACATTCACAAGCCGTTTAACCCAACTGCATTAAAAACAGCAATTAATCAAGTTTTACAAGTTTATGAATCACCAAACATCTGA
- a CDS encoding lipopolysaccharide biosynthesis protein has protein sequence MSLFKKLINKHTLSLATNAVLPVLGMIILSLLARRLSKPAFGNYVFFQIVFTLADTFRTGFLQTSVIKFYSGSTPERMKNISASAWYLGFMITCVFAIVNLLIYLIYTNPDADIGITLKWFSLIYFCTLPSAVSLWTLQAEERFDKMFTLQLMNQGGFLALVVGVAVAGKSNFETTIYCYFTANLLSSVICIVTGWAKVKTIVHKNWATIKQMAHFGKYSVGTSISSYLLRSSDTFIVKPMFSPDLLAVYYIPQRLLEIFEIPLRAFISTALPVMSAAAQRGDQKYVTYIMKKYAGMLTIALTPIAVICFVAADVIIGLLFGAKYQHSDAGNIFRIFMCYVMLLPIDRFFGITLDIINKPHLNMIKVFLMLTVNVVGDFTGILIFHNLYAVAVASIFTFATGAIFGYWALKKHLQFKISDIFVLGYIELKELIGVVMDKIKGKRLTE, from the coding sequence ATGAGTTTATTTAAAAAATTAATAAACAAACACACGCTTTCACTGGCAACCAACGCCGTATTGCCGGTTTTGGGAATGATCATATTATCACTGCTGGCCCGCCGCTTAAGTAAACCCGCCTTTGGCAACTATGTGTTTTTCCAGATTGTATTTACGTTGGCAGATACCTTTCGCACGGGTTTTCTGCAAACATCGGTCATTAAATTTTATTCGGGTTCCACACCCGAAAGAATGAAAAATATATCAGCATCTGCCTGGTACCTGGGTTTTATGATCACTTGCGTATTTGCCATCGTAAATCTCCTGATTTATCTTATTTATACAAATCCGGACGCTGATATAGGTATTACGCTTAAATGGTTTAGCCTCATTTATTTCTGCACACTACCCTCGGCGGTGAGCCTTTGGACGCTCCAGGCCGAAGAGCGCTTTGATAAAATGTTTACGCTGCAATTAATGAACCAGGGAGGTTTCCTGGCGCTGGTGGTTGGCGTTGCTGTTGCGGGCAAGTCAAATTTTGAAACAACTATATATTGCTACTTTACAGCTAACCTGTTAAGCAGCGTTATTTGCATTGTTACAGGCTGGGCTAAAGTAAAAACCATAGTTCACAAAAACTGGGCTACAATAAAACAAATGGCCCATTTTGGTAAATACAGTGTAGGCACATCTATAAGTTCATACCTGCTCAGGAGCTCTGATACGTTTATCGTAAAGCCTATGTTCAGCCCCGACCTGCTGGCTGTTTACTACATTCCGCAACGACTTCTGGAAATTTTCGAAATCCCGTTAAGGGCTTTCATCTCTACTGCATTACCGGTAATGTCAGCAGCTGCTCAGCGGGGCGACCAAAAATACGTCACTTATATCATGAAAAAATATGCAGGCATGCTTACTATAGCGCTTACCCCTATCGCTGTAATCTGTTTCGTTGCTGCTGACGTTATTATTGGGCTCCTGTTTGGCGCTAAATACCAGCATTCTGATGCAGGCAATATCTTCAGGATTTTTATGTGTTATGTAATGCTGTTGCCTATTGACAGGTTTTTCGGGATAACGCTTGATATCATCAACAAACCACATCTTAACATGATAAAAGTGTTCCTGATGCTAACAGTTAACGTAGTAGGCGATTTTACGGGGATTCTTATATTCCACAACTTGTATGCGGTAGCAGTTGCTTCTATCTTTACCTTTGCTACCGGTGCGATCTTTGGTTACTGGGCATTAAAAAAACATCTTCAGTTTAAAATATCCGACATCTTTGTTTTAGGCTACATTGAACTAAAAGAACTTATAGGTGTTGTGATGGACAAAATAAAAGGAAAACGACTAACTGAATAA